One window of the Corynebacterium glutamicum ATCC 13032 genome contains the following:
- a CDS encoding MFS transporter, with protein sequence MASQISGGWQSAKHRTTVYMVLVVVGISILFDGYDLVIYGAVLSTLLEDPTQIGALSPAVAGTLGSYAMIGVMIGALSAGAVGDRLGRRKVMLTAIVWFSVGMALTAFASSIALFGFLRFLTGLGVGMIVATGGAIIAEFAPANRRNLFNAIVYSGVPAGGVLASILALLFEDVIGWRGLFLIGGSPLLFLLPLAYFFLPESPRWLTSRGRAADAKALCARYGLPTEEFVVEKQQETKGTGFAGIFSSKYLMGTILIGAMSFIGLLSTYGLNTWLPKIMESNGATSHDSLYSLLFLNGGAVFGGLIASWFADRIGAKTVITSTFALAAICLGVLPNISSWPMMYTAIAFAGVGVLGTQVLTYGLTSNFFGTECRAAGVAWCAGFGRLGGIVGPAIGGLIIGAGFGPSSAFLIFAAAAAIGAVCTLLIPRSPAEVEVKVAQEPLARV encoded by the coding sequence GTGGCTTCCCAAATTTCTGGCGGCTGGCAAAGTGCCAAACACCGCACCACTGTTTACATGGTCCTCGTAGTTGTGGGCATTTCTATTCTTTTTGACGGCTACGATCTAGTGATCTACGGCGCCGTGCTGTCAACACTACTTGAAGATCCAACCCAGATCGGTGCGCTCAGCCCAGCAGTCGCCGGCACCCTTGGTTCCTACGCCATGATCGGCGTGATGATCGGTGCTCTATCTGCAGGTGCCGTTGGTGACCGCCTTGGTCGTCGCAAAGTTATGCTCACCGCAATCGTCTGGTTCTCTGTGGGCATGGCGCTGACCGCGTTCGCGTCCTCGATTGCGCTGTTCGGTTTCTTGCGCTTCCTCACCGGACTTGGCGTGGGCATGATCGTTGCAACCGGCGGCGCAATCATCGCGGAGTTCGCTCCAGCGAATAGGCGCAACTTGTTCAACGCAATCGTGTACTCCGGTGTCCCAGCCGGTGGCGTGCTGGCTTCTATCCTTGCACTGCTCTTTGAAGATGTCATCGGCTGGCGCGGACTCTTCCTCATCGGTGGATCCCCACTACTGTTCCTCCTGCCACTTGCATACTTCTTCCTCCCAGAGTCCCCGCGCTGGCTCACCTCCCGCGGCCGTGCTGCGGACGCCAAAGCCCTCTGCGCACGCTATGGGCTGCCGACGGAGGAATTTGTCGTCGAAAAGCAGCAGGAAACAAAGGGCACCGGATTCGCTGGAATTTTCTCCTCCAAGTACCTCATGGGCACCATTCTCATCGGCGCAATGAGCTTCATCGGGCTGCTTTCGACCTACGGCCTGAACACCTGGTTGCCAAAGATCATGGAATCCAACGGCGCAACCTCACATGATTCCCTGTACTCCCTGCTGTTCCTCAACGGCGGCGCAGTGTTCGGTGGCCTCATCGCATCCTGGTTCGCTGACCGCATCGGCGCGAAGACCGTGATCACCTCCACCTTCGCTCTCGCCGCGATCTGCCTCGGAGTCCTGCCAAACATCTCCTCCTGGCCAATGATGTACACCGCAATCGCATTCGCAGGCGTCGGCGTCCTGGGCACCCAGGTTCTCACCTACGGCCTGACCTCGAACTTCTTCGGAACCGAATGCCGCGCAGCGGGAGTTGCATGGTGTGCAGGATTCGGCCGACTCGGCGGAATCGTCGGACCAGCAATCGGTGGCCTGATCATCGGCGCAGGATTCGGACCAAGCTCCGCATTCCTCATCTTCGCAGCAGCTGCCGCAATCGGCGCGGTCTGCACCTTGCTGATCCCGCGCTCCCCAGCAGAAGTAGAGGTCAAGGTCGCGCAGGAACCACTTGCACGTGTCTAA